The following DNA comes from Buttiauxella agrestis.
TGAAAAGTAACCGTTCTCAAGCTTATTAAAAGTATCAGCCGAGATTGCAGCAATGTGTTCGTTATCGAGCTGCGCAAAATTCGCCGTGGTGACTTCGTTAAGATGATCGGCGCTGATGGCGCGGAATGTTTCGACACTCAGGTTGTTTAAGAAACCAGAAGAGAACCAGTAAAAGGTCGATTTCCAGTTTGAAATCTGCTCGACCGTCAGCGCCCCCGCATGTTGGCTATCCACACCGGTAAGACTGGTGCCAAGAAGCTCGGTAAGCTGTTGAGCCGTAATCGCCTGGAATGCCGGAAGAGATAAGCTATTCATCCATTTCGCATCGAACCAGTAAAAGCTGCAGCCCATCGCCGCAACTTGAGCAGGTGTGAAATCGGACAAATGGCTGGCATCCACACCACAAAGCGTATTCGCGGTGAACTGCCCCATTTGAGTCGGCGTAAGGGCTTGTAGCGCCTCAGTGCTGAGATTATTGAGCCAGCCGGGAGTAAACCAATACATACTGATACTAATTTTTTGCACCATTTCAGGTGTGAATCCGGCAGCCGCCGCATCTGGCATCCACGAGGTATGCGCCATTTGATGGATTTGGTCCGGGGTCATCTTACTGACAAAATCAGCGGTCAGGCACTGGTAGTCGGCCTGGCTCCATGAACCAATTGAATTAAGATCGGGCATTGCAGGGTTGTTTTGTATTGAATCAGGCACAGTTTTTCCTCTTGCCGGAATGAGTCTTTATTTCGACTAAAATAAAACCAATAGATAGGTCAGGATTTATTTGATTGAATGACATATCTATTTTCATAAGAAATAGACACAGAGGCATTCGCATAAATATTATCAATCAAAATATTTATCATCAGCTTTATTTTCAGAACAAGCACCAGGCTAAAAGATGAATATAGACATTTAAAACCAATTCTATATTTACAACTTACAATCAGCTTTTACCAATCAAAACATATTTGACTTTTTTCTGATCAAAAAGCCGTTAAATAACAAAACCATGAAACTCAAGTGTTAAATAAAGCACATAAACCTTGTCTAAAGTTAACAACCCCACACCTCAAAAATTAACCTGGTATATCCAAAAATACTCAATTCCCGATTAAATAGATATTTTACAACCCAGGCGACCTGTGTTATTTAATCGCGGATATTTTATATCCCTCCTCATATAGTGAAAAACTTGTTAATTAATATGACATCTTTGTCGTCGGCGGTATCCCATGGATAGTGGTTTTTTCTGTTTGCAGGTTATCGGAGCCTTTCATCAGGTTGCGGTCGATAAAATAAACCTTCAGCATAAATTCGCCGGCCACATGGAAATATCACCCAGCGGACAACCCGTGTTCGGGCAACAGGCTATATTGCTGGCGGCAGACTCTTTAGGGCTAAAGACCAAAGTTGTCCGCCAGGATGCGCGGCGACTGGATAAGGCCGTTTTACCTGCGGTGGCAAAGAACAGTGATGGTCGATATTTTATACTGGGTAAATATGACCCAGGCAGTAAAAATGATAGTCAAATCGCAAAACCCCGCCTGCTGATTCAATATGAAAATAGTCCTCCTGAGTTTATTTCTGTCGATGACTTACAAGAACTCTGGACAGGTGAAGTCATTTATTTCGCGAGCAAAGTAAATTTCAGCGGGACGTTAGCCAGGTTTGATTTCACCTGGTTTATTCCGGCAATGGTTAAATACCGGCGTATTCTTGGGGAAATTATGCTCATTTCCCTGGTGCTGCAATTCATTGGTCTGGTAACCCCCCTTTTCTTCCAGGTCGTCATGGATAAAGTATTGGTTAACCATGCGATGAAAACCCTGCATGTGGTAGCCATTGGCCTGGTGGCGGCAAATATATTTGAAGCGCTACTCAGCGGTATTCGTACGTGGGTATTTGCCCACACCAGCAGTAAGCTCGACGTAGAACTGGGTGCGCGCTTATTTCGCCATATGCTCAATTTGCCGATTGCCTATTTTCAGAGCCGTCGCGTCGGGGACTCTGTCGCGCGCGTGCGCGAACTGGAAAATATCCGCTCGTTTCTGACGGGCAACGCCATCACCGTGGTGCTCGATATCCTTTTTTCATTCGTTTTCCTGGCGGTGATGTTCAGCTACAGCGTCAAATTAACCTTTATCGTCATCGCTTCCATCCCGCTTTACGTCTTTTTATCAGTCATATTCACACCGATATTACGCCACCGCCTGAACGAAAAATTCAACAAATCCGCTGAAAACCAATCCTTTCTGGTTGAAACCATCAGCAATATCGACACCGTAAAAGCCATGGCCGTCGAACCTCGCTGGGTTAAAAACTGGGATGACCAACTGGCGGGTTATGTGACTTCAGGACTGTCCGCGACCAATATTTCAACCATTACCAATGGCGCTATCACATTGATTAGCAAGCTCGTCACCGCCGCAATTATGTGGATAGGTGCCAGTCTGGTCATTGATAACCAACTGACCGTGGGGGCTTTAGTGGCATTCAATATGCTTTCCGGCCAGGTCTCCCAGCCGATTTTACGTTTAGCTCAGTTATGGAATGACTTTCAGCAGGTCGGCATTTCTATGAGTCGCCTGGGGGATATTTTAAACGCTCACCCAGAGGTTGTTGACCAGAAATCGCCCCTGCCGAAATTATCCGGAGCGATTGAATTCGATCAGGTTTCATTTCGCTATCGCCCTGATGCGGCGGAGGTTCTGCGTCAGGTCAGCCTTGCGATTAAACCCGGAGAAGTTATTGGTATTGTGGGTCGTTCTGGTTCAGGAAAAAGCACGCTGACAAAACTGGTGCAGCGGCTATACATCCCCGAACGGGGTCGCGTGCTGCTGGACGGGCACGATTTGGCGGTCATCAACACCACCTCGCTCAGACACCAGATTGGCGTTGTCCAGCAGGAAAACAACCTGTTTAACCGTTCTATTCGCGCCAATATCGCGCTCACCAACCCGACGTTGCCCATCGAAGCGGTGATAGAAGCGGCGAAGCTCGCGGGCGCACACGAGTTCATTTGTGAATTACCAGAAGGCTACGACACGATGGTGGGTGAACAGGGTGCGGGCCTTTCTGGCGGGCAACGCCAGCGCATCGCAATAGCCCGGGCGTTAATCTCAAACCCACGAATTCTGATTTTTGATGAAGCCACCAGCGCCCTGGATTATGAGTCCGAGAAGATCATTCAGGACAATATGCGCCGCATTTGCGCAGGCCGAACGGTGCTTATCATTGCACACCGTCTTTCTGCGGTGCGAGAAGCCAACCGTATTGTGGTGATGGAGCGCGGGCAAATTGCCGAAGTCGGCCATCACGATGAGCTTATCCAGCAACCTGATGGAATCTATGCACATTTATATGCGCTGCAACAAGGCACAGCAAAAGAGGCGGCCAGCGTATGAGCCTGAAACTCCGTTACCTTGCCTGGCGTGATTTAGTGCAACATTATCGCAGCCACTTTGCCTATTTCTGGAAGCAGCGCCGCAGTCTGACGCCGCCATCATTAAAAGCCAATGAGGCAGATTTTTTGCCCGCAGCCCTGGCGTTGCAACTGGCACCTGTCTCGCCTACCGCGCGCTGGACGGGGCGTATCTTAATGATCTTAATTGTCTTTATGCTGCTTTGGGCGGTATTTGGCAAAGTCGATATCATCGTTTCTTCGAGTGGGAAAATCATCCCCTCGTCTCATACCAAAACTATCGCCTCCGTAGAAACGGCACGCGTGGAGCGAATCTATGTGCAAGACGGGCAAACGGTGCACGCCGGAGAACCGCTCGTTCTGCTGGATACGCATATGATTGATCATGAGAAAAACCGCGCGCAGGTCAGTGTGGATATGGCGACATTACAGGTCGAGCGCTCGCGCGCCCTGCTTGCTTCGATTAATGCCAACACATTTATTGCGCTAACTCATGTCGAGATGATTGCCCCCGAAAAGGTTGCGGACGCTCGCCATCTGCTTGATAGCCAGTGGCAAAATTTTGCCAGCCGAATAGCGGAGTCAGCCGGAGAAATAAACCGCTACAACCTGCAATTACCTATCGTGCGCAGCCGGGCGGAAAACTACAAAGAACTCGCCCGCAATCATGATGTTTCGGTTTCATCATGGCAGGAGAAAGAGCAGGACAAAATTGAGCTTGAAGGCAAGCTTGCCGACGCGCGCCATCAGCTCGAATCGTTTATTACCGATACGCGCAAGAAAACGGAAGATCAACTCGCAGAAGGGTTAAAGCAGCAGGCCGAAGCGCTTCAGGATGTTCAACGAGCGACTGCGCATAAAACTCAGTTGCAGCTTACCGCCCCCGTTGATGGCACCGTTCAACAACTCGCGGTGCATACCATTGGCGGCGTAGTTACCGCCGCGCAGCCCCTAATGTTAATTGTGCCTCAGCAAAACCAAATTGAAATCGAAGCGATTGTCGAAAACAAAGACATCGGTTTTATTCATAAAGGTCAGAATGCCGCGGTTAAAATCGAGGCGTTTGATTACACAAAATACGGCATGATGCAGGGGGAAGTGAGTTATGTTTCGCGCGATGCAATGAACGCAGGGGCCGGTAATCCAGGCGAAAACCCGCAAAGTCGTCAAAGCGATAACGCACAGAAACCGCAAAATTCTCAGTACGCAATTCACGTCAGGCTGGACAACAAAACCATAGATATCGACGGCGAACCTTCGCCGCTGAAACCCGGCATGAGCGCCTCCATTGAAATTAAAACCGGCAGCCGTCGGGTTATCGAATACTTCCTCTCCCCTTTGATTCAACACACGCATGAGAGCCTGAATGAACGCTAACAAGGTTTTAATCGCGCTGTGTCTGCTTGGTTCGTGGATGGAGCCTGCGGCAAGCGACATGCTGGACGACCCATTACTGGCGCAGCCTGTGCAATTACAAGAGGGTGCAACGCTGCCGGACTCAAGCCGCATCGACTGTGCAAGTGCGGTGGATTTTTCTCATCCGCTGGCGCTGACCGACGCCGTAGACACGGCGCTTTGCAACAACCCGCAAATCCGCGCGACCTGGGCAGAAATTAAGATGCAAAGCGGGGTGGTCGGTGAAGCCCGTGCGGCGTACCTGCCCACGATTAACGGTTCTGTCAGCCGTCTTAAAGACACCACGACTTATTCTTCTGGGGCGCGCCAGCCCTCTTCTACCAGTATCGGCAACCAGTATTACGGTTCGCTAAACTGGCGCTTATTCGATTTTGGCGGGCGCAGTGCAAACCGTGAAGCCGCTAACGAAATGTTGCTTGCCGCACTTGCCGGGCATGATGCGGCATTACAAAAAACCATGGCATCGGTGATTCAAAGCTGGTTTGAAGCCATGACCAGCCAGGCGGTGATGGATGCACGCCAACACATTGCGCAGCTTGCGATGCAAACATTAAGCGTGGCTCAACGCCGTGAAACTAAAGGGGCCACCACCCAGGACGATACGCTGCAAGCCGCAACGGCGCTGGCAAAAGCGCAGCTTAACGCCATCCACGCCAGGGGGGATTATCAAAAAAACCTCGCACTTCTCAAGCAGGCGATGGGGATCGACCTCACCACGGATATCCATTTACCCGCGCAACCGGAGCAGGTTAATCCTTCGGATATTCATGACCTCAACCAGTGGTTGAAACAGGCGGAAAGCCGCCACCCGGCCATTGCGCAGGCAAGGGCAAAATGGCAGGCCGATAAAGATAAAATCATTCAGGTGCGATCGGATGGCCTGCCAACGCTGGATATGACGGCGCATATCTCGCGCAACGGTTTTCCAAACCAGGGGCTGTCTAGCCTCAACCAGACAGACAAAGACATCGGCCTGACCGTATCTGTTCCGTTGTTCGATGGCTTTAGCCGCCACTATAAAATTCAGGAAGCACAGGCGCAGGCCGAACAAAGCGAAGCCCAGCTTGAAGACACTACCGCGCACATTCTGACAGACGTGGTGAAAGCCTGGGCCGATGCGAAAACCGCGCTTAGCGTGTTGAGCGTTAGCCAACAATTGTTGGATGCAGCCCAGGCCAGCGTGAATTCATCACGTCGTCGCTATGATAAAAATGTGGCGGATATTCTTGAGGTTTTGAACGCACAAAGCGCGCTGGCAGACGCCCAGCAGCAGCGCATTCAGGCTATTGCCGAGTGGCAATCCGCACGATTAAGCCTGCTGGCGAACACCGGGATATTGGGGCAGTTATCCGCAACCGCGCAAACGCGTAGCCAGGATATCCCCTGAACAGGGCGAAACGCAGGAAAAAGGTAATTCGAGATATGACGGGGTTATCGCTTGACCTTCCCCTGAGGGGAAGGTTTACGCTTACCTTACTTTCAAAAAAGGAGTCTGAAAATGTCTCATGTTATCGATCTAAACCTTGATGGTTTGACCTGTGGCCACTGCGTCAAACGCGTTAAAGAAAGCCTGGAGCAGCGCCTTGACGTTGAGCAGGCTGATGTCACACAAACTCACGCCAGCGTAACCGGAACGGCATCCGTTGATGAGCTTATCAACACCGTGAAACAAGCCGGGTACGAAGCGACAGCGGCCAGCCACCCAAAGTCTGATCCGCTGACAGAGTCATCAATCCCGTCGGAAGCACTGACAGCGGCTAATCCCTCGCTTCCGACAGCCACCGAAGATAACGACGATAGCCAACAGTTGTTGATCAACGGGATGAGCTGTGCAAGTTGCGTGACCCGGGTACAAAGTGCGTTGCAAAACGTCCCTGGTGTCAGCCTTGCGCGGGTAAACCTTGCCGAGCGCAGCGCCCTGATTATGGGCACTGCCTCCGCTGAATCTTTAGTTAAAGCGGTGGAAAGTGTTGGATATGGCGCTGAAGCCATCGAAGACGATGCAAAACGCCGCGAACGCCAGCAAGAAACCGCCAACGCCGCCGTGAAACGCTTCCGCTGGCAGGCGATTCTGGCGCTGGCCGTCGGCATCCCGGTCATGATTTGGGGAATGTT
Coding sequences within:
- a CDS encoding type I secretion system permease/ATPase yields the protein MDSGFFCLQVIGAFHQVAVDKINLQHKFAGHMEISPSGQPVFGQQAILLAADSLGLKTKVVRQDARRLDKAVLPAVAKNSDGRYFILGKYDPGSKNDSQIAKPRLLIQYENSPPEFISVDDLQELWTGEVIYFASKVNFSGTLARFDFTWFIPAMVKYRRILGEIMLISLVLQFIGLVTPLFFQVVMDKVLVNHAMKTLHVVAIGLVAANIFEALLSGIRTWVFAHTSSKLDVELGARLFRHMLNLPIAYFQSRRVGDSVARVRELENIRSFLTGNAITVVLDILFSFVFLAVMFSYSVKLTFIVIASIPLYVFLSVIFTPILRHRLNEKFNKSAENQSFLVETISNIDTVKAMAVEPRWVKNWDDQLAGYVTSGLSATNISTITNGAITLISKLVTAAIMWIGASLVIDNQLTVGALVAFNMLSGQVSQPILRLAQLWNDFQQVGISMSRLGDILNAHPEVVDQKSPLPKLSGAIEFDQVSFRYRPDAAEVLRQVSLAIKPGEVIGIVGRSGSGKSTLTKLVQRLYIPERGRVLLDGHDLAVINTTSLRHQIGVVQQENNLFNRSIRANIALTNPTLPIEAVIEAAKLAGAHEFICELPEGYDTMVGEQGAGLSGGQRQRIAIARALISNPRILIFDEATSALDYESEKIIQDNMRRICAGRTVLIIAHRLSAVREANRIVVMERGQIAEVGHHDELIQQPDGIYAHLYALQQGTAKEAASV
- a CDS encoding HlyD family type I secretion periplasmic adaptor subunit encodes the protein MSLKLRYLAWRDLVQHYRSHFAYFWKQRRSLTPPSLKANEADFLPAALALQLAPVSPTARWTGRILMILIVFMLLWAVFGKVDIIVSSSGKIIPSSHTKTIASVETARVERIYVQDGQTVHAGEPLVLLDTHMIDHEKNRAQVSVDMATLQVERSRALLASINANTFIALTHVEMIAPEKVADARHLLDSQWQNFASRIAESAGEINRYNLQLPIVRSRAENYKELARNHDVSVSSWQEKEQDKIELEGKLADARHQLESFITDTRKKTEDQLAEGLKQQAEALQDVQRATAHKTQLQLTAPVDGTVQQLAVHTIGGVVTAAQPLMLIVPQQNQIEIEAIVENKDIGFIHKGQNAAVKIEAFDYTKYGMMQGEVSYVSRDAMNAGAGNPGENPQSRQSDNAQKPQNSQYAIHVRLDNKTIDIDGEPSPLKPGMSASIEIKTGSRRVIEYFLSPLIQHTHESLNER
- a CDS encoding TolC family protein → MNANKVLIALCLLGSWMEPAASDMLDDPLLAQPVQLQEGATLPDSSRIDCASAVDFSHPLALTDAVDTALCNNPQIRATWAEIKMQSGVVGEARAAYLPTINGSVSRLKDTTTYSSGARQPSSTSIGNQYYGSLNWRLFDFGGRSANREAANEMLLAALAGHDAALQKTMASVIQSWFEAMTSQAVMDARQHIAQLAMQTLSVAQRRETKGATTQDDTLQAATALAKAQLNAIHARGDYQKNLALLKQAMGIDLTTDIHLPAQPEQVNPSDIHDLNQWLKQAESRHPAIAQARAKWQADKDKIIQVRSDGLPTLDMTAHISRNGFPNQGLSSLNQTDKDIGLTVSVPLFDGFSRHYKIQEAQAQAEQSEAQLEDTTAHILTDVVKAWADAKTALSVLSVSQQLLDAAQASVNSSRRRYDKNVADILEVLNAQSALADAQQQRIQAIAEWQSARLSLLANTGILGQLSATAQTRSQDIP